A single region of the Dryobates pubescens isolate bDryPub1 chromosome 11, bDryPub1.pri, whole genome shotgun sequence genome encodes:
- the RTCA gene encoding RNA 3'-terminal phosphate cyclase — translation MDGKKVEIDGGIMEGGGQILRVSTALSCLLGLPLRVHRIRAGRSQPGLRPQHLSGLEMIRDLCEGKLEGGEIGSTEIIFTPGKIKGGTHIADTKTAGSVCLLMQVAMPCVLFAASPSELHLKGGTNAEMAPQIDYTVMVFKPIVEKFNFTFNCDIKKRGYYPQGGGEVVVQMSPVKELSPINLTERGTVTKIYGRAFVAGALPIKLAKDMSAAAVRCIRKEIRDLYINIQAVREPDDQAVGTGSGIIIVAETSTGCLLAGSSLGKRGKNPDKVGIEAAEILLKNLKHGGTVDDSLQDQLIIFMALAKGVSRVKSGPITLHTQTAIHFAEQLTKAKFTVTKSEEEDPSKDTYIIECQGMGMINSNL, via the exons ATGGACGGGAAGAAGGTGGAGATAGACGGCGGGATCATGGAGGGG GGTGGGCAGATTTTGCGAGTGTCCACGGCACTGAGCTGCTTGCTGGGCCTGCCGCTACGGGTGCACCGGATCCGCGCCGGAAGAAGCCAGCCCGGCCTCAG GCCTCAACATCTATCTGGATTGGAGATGATTCGAGATCTATGTGAGGGTAAGCTGGAAGGTGGAGAAATTGGCTCAACAGAAATAATCTTCACTCCTGGGAAGATCAAAGGTGGAACCCACATAGCAGATACGAAAACAGCAGG GAGTGTGTGTCTACTGATGCAGGTAGCAATGCCCTGTGTGCTGTTTGCCGCTTCCCCATCAGAACTTCATTTAAAAGGTGGGACTAATGCTGAGATGGCTCCTCAGATAGACTACACAGTCATG GTTTTCAAGCCAATTGTTGAAAAGTTTAATTTCACATTTAATTGTGACATAAAAAAGAG GGGCTACTaccctcagggaggtggtgaagttgtAGTCCAGATGTCACCAGTCAAAGAGTTGAGCCCAATAAACTTAACAGAACGTGGCACAGTGACAAAAATATATGGAAGAGCATTTGTTGCTGGAGCATTGCCGATAAAG CTGGCAAAAGacatgtcagcagcagcagtgagatgcATCAGAAAAGAAATCAGAGATCTTTACATTAACATTCAGGCTGTTCGAGAACCTGATGATCAAGCTGTTGGGACGGGAAGTGGAATAAT CATTGTTGCAGAGACTTCTACAGGTTGTTTGCTAGCTGGATCATCACTTGGCAAGAGAG GAAAGAATCCTGACAAAGTTGGCATTGAAGCAGCTGAGATACTGCTTAAAAATCTTAAACATGGTGGAACTGTGGATGATTCTCTGCAAGACCAA CTGATTATATTTATGGCACTAGCAAAGGGAGTATCCAGAGTGAAAAGTGGACCAATTACACTTCATACTCAAACAGCTATACACTTTGCAGAGCAGCTAACAAAG GCCAAATTTACTGTGACAAAGTCTGAAGAGGAAGATCCCAGTAAAGATACCTACATTATTGAGTGCCAAGGAATGGGGATGATAAACTCCAACTTATag